The following coding sequences are from one SAR86 cluster bacterium window:
- a CDS encoding bifunctional (p)ppGpp synthetase/guanosine-3',5'-bis(diphosphate) 3'-pyrophosphohydrolase, with protein sequence MTAETKSITKLASSLSEYLDDKQLEQVKKAYFYASNAHLGQFRSSGDPYVSHPIAVAKILADFKMDEDCLTAAILHDVIEDSGIPKSYLKNEFNIDVANLVDGVSKLDKISLASKQEEQAENFQKMLLAMSKDIRVIVLKLADRLHNMRTLRFLDEEKQKRIAVETLEIYAPIAHRLGMHQFYRELEDLAFEVVHPFRNKVLQSAISKNTKGRKKILKKIESSIKEKLDEYELSSQVTGRRKHLYGIFKKMKAQSKSLDQVLDVYAFKITTNSVMDCYKALGILHNSFKPIEGRFKDYIAIPKSNSYQSIHTGIITFDGLPIEVQIRTNDMDELAEYGVAAHWIYKTGGKENPAQVRAKRWVNTLMEVRKNVEDPQDFIEIVKTGLVPNEIYVFTPKGDIIELPKGSTPIDFAFAVHSDIGIHCRGCRINKNLAPINVPLESGQTISIITDKIPQANPSWLDVVRTSRARSSIRSVLKDLKISKARKFGKSILEQALAPHEIKLRNIPKNRMEKLLSSINVKSMRQLLEEIGSGKRSSLVVAHQIIQFLDFDQTDLIEFSNIQISGSEGLVISYAPCCRPIPGDNIIAHFSNSKGIVIHTERCKNIRSIRKDPALCAQVNWDEKVEGDFSVEIKVSSEDKPGLLAEISTVISNYQANIESFKTDSPIGNSIQMHIIMNVSDRDHLARIMRKLRRLSPVLSVFRVQNKDLFEG encoded by the coding sequence ATGACAGCAGAGACTAAATCTATAACTAAACTAGCTTCTAGCTTAAGCGAATATCTTGACGATAAGCAGCTTGAACAAGTTAAAAAAGCTTATTTTTACGCTTCAAATGCTCATTTGGGCCAATTTAGATCAAGCGGAGATCCTTATGTCTCGCACCCAATTGCTGTAGCAAAAATATTAGCTGACTTTAAGATGGACGAAGATTGTCTCACTGCAGCAATACTGCATGATGTAATCGAAGACTCTGGAATTCCAAAATCTTATTTAAAAAATGAATTCAACATCGATGTTGCAAACCTCGTGGATGGAGTAAGCAAACTAGATAAAATTTCTTTAGCATCAAAGCAAGAAGAACAAGCAGAAAACTTTCAGAAAATGCTGCTTGCTATGTCTAAGGACATAAGAGTGATAGTTCTAAAGCTTGCAGACAGGTTGCATAATATGAGAACACTAAGGTTTCTAGACGAAGAAAAACAAAAAAGAATCGCAGTTGAAACTTTAGAGATCTACGCTCCGATAGCTCATCGCTTGGGAATGCATCAATTTTATCGAGAATTAGAAGATTTGGCTTTTGAAGTGGTCCACCCTTTTAGAAATAAGGTCTTGCAGAGTGCGATCTCGAAAAATACCAAAGGTCGAAAAAAAATACTTAAAAAAATAGAAAGTTCAATTAAAGAAAAACTCGACGAATATGAATTAAGTAGTCAGGTTACTGGCAGAAGAAAACATCTTTACGGTATTTTCAAAAAAATGAAAGCTCAGTCAAAAAGTCTAGATCAAGTTTTAGATGTTTATGCATTTAAAATTACAACCAATTCGGTCATGGACTGTTATAAAGCTCTTGGAATTCTTCATAATTCTTTCAAACCAATCGAAGGAAGATTTAAAGATTATATTGCGATTCCAAAATCGAATTCGTATCAGTCTATTCATACTGGAATAATTACCTTTGATGGTCTCCCCATCGAAGTACAAATAAGAACCAACGACATGGATGAACTTGCTGAATATGGAGTCGCTGCTCACTGGATTTACAAAACTGGAGGTAAAGAAAATCCGGCTCAAGTGAGGGCAAAAAGATGGGTTAATACTTTGATGGAAGTAAGAAAGAATGTAGAAGATCCTCAAGATTTTATTGAAATAGTTAAAACAGGTTTAGTCCCTAATGAAATTTACGTTTTTACCCCTAAGGGAGACATAATTGAATTACCAAAAGGATCGACTCCTATAGATTTTGCTTTTGCAGTCCATTCAGATATTGGGATTCATTGCAGAGGCTGTAGAATAAATAAAAATTTAGCGCCAATTAACGTTCCATTAGAGAGCGGGCAAACGATTAGTATTATTACCGATAAAATTCCGCAAGCTAATCCTTCATGGTTGGATGTTGTGAGAACTTCTCGAGCTAGAAGTTCGATAAGAAGTGTTTTAAAAGATTTAAAAATTTCTAAAGCCAGAAAATTTGGAAAATCAATTTTAGAGCAAGCTCTTGCGCCTCACGAAATTAAACTTAGAAATATCCCAAAAAATAGAATGGAAAAGCTTCTTTCCTCTATTAATGTAAAAAGTATGAGACAACTTCTCGAAGAAATTGGCTCTGGAAAGAGATCGAGCTTAGTGGTTGCTCATCAGATTATTCAATTTTTAGACTTTGATCAGACTGATTTAATTGAATTTTCAAACATACAAATTAGCGGTTCTGAAGGACTCGTTATTTCTTATGCGCCCTGTTGCCGCCCTATTCCTGGCGATAACATTATCGCTCACTTCTCCAACTCCAAAGGTATCGTCATACACACCGAGAGATGCAAAAATATTAGGTCAATTCGTAAAGATCCTGCATTGTGCGCTCAAGTGAATTGGGATGAAAAAGTAGAAGGAGATTTCTCTGTCGAGATTAAGGTTTCATCGGAAGATAAGCCTGGATTATTAGCCGAAATATCGACCGTAATTTCTAACTATCAAGCGAATATTGAAAGTTTTAAAACTGATTCTCCCATAGGTAACAGTATTCAAATGCACATTATAATGAATGTGAGCGACAGAGATCATTTAGCTAGGATAATGAGAAAATTAAGAAGATTAAGTCCGGTACTTTCAGTTTTCAGAGTTCAAAATAAAGATCTCTTTGAAGGATGA
- a CDS encoding Rid family detoxifying hydrolase, whose product MKKEINTTLAPEAIGTYSQAIATDNLVFISGQIPLDPATMELVNGVENQIKQVFKNIESILKVENLSFSDIVKLTILLDDLENFNLVNKVMSELFEKPYPARAAYEVSKLPKNSSIEIETIALKN is encoded by the coding sequence ATGAAAAAAGAAATAAATACAACGTTAGCTCCAGAAGCAATAGGAACTTACTCTCAGGCTATAGCAACTGATAATCTAGTTTTTATTTCTGGCCAGATACCTCTAGATCCAGCAACAATGGAATTAGTAAATGGAGTAGAAAATCAAATAAAACAAGTGTTTAAAAATATTGAGAGTATTTTGAAGGTGGAAAATTTATCTTTTTCAGATATTGTAAAATTAACTATTTTATTAGACGATTTAGAAAATTTTAATTTAGTAAATAAAGTAATGTCAGAATTATTTGAAAAGCCCTACCCTGCAAGAGCAGCATATGAGGTTTCAAAATTACCGAAAAATAGTTCAATTGAAATAGAAACTATAGCTCTCAAAAATTAG
- the recG gene encoding ATP-dependent DNA helicase RecG: MTELSLNSSIEDISGVGPKVKIQLEKLGIESVQDALFFLPKSYENRTKITQIKDLEPGGAFQIEGEILESKVFYPGRRSFYAKITDGTGFIQLRLFFFSNPQVQSFKNGLKIRMYGVVRNTGSKLEIFHPSYKLFSTDRRPPLDNTLTPIYSVGSSKITQYRLRNIIKNCLGKIKNKSSLESKIDEAFIEKKVSNLSIKEALNIIHGPSIEDDILKIKSFNHPAQKRLIVEELLTNLIGVKISTKKIDAMKSPRISSSKTLIEEFQKNLPFKLTRSQLSVIQEITESLDGSKPMRRLVQGDVGSGKTVVAAAAMLCAAQNNFQSVLLCPTEVLAEQHFKNFSSWMKNENIEINLLTGKTKKNEWEKINKNLISGDTKILIGTHAIFQKRVEMKNLALVVVDEQQRFGVKQRYEILRKTSEELLPHQLFMTATPIPRTLAMTMFADLSVSKITELPPGRNPITTSVMSNEKRSELIQRLEIICAEGNQAFWLCTMIEESENLDVQAAESTKTWLEKNSSKLKIGLVHSKLAKAQKDKVINDFREGKINVLVCTTVIEVGMDVPNASLMIIENAERLGLSQLHQLRGRVGRGPDMNAHCVLLYEGNLGETAEARMTAMKETNDGFKISEIDLEIRGSGEILGTKQSGGMELKIADLMRDAKLLSKSEEIANNLSSETEIVELLMQRWIGNKENLIAAQ; the protein is encoded by the coding sequence GTGACTGAACTTTCTCTTAACAGCTCCATTGAAGATATAAGTGGTGTTGGCCCAAAAGTAAAAATTCAACTCGAAAAGTTAGGTATTGAGTCTGTTCAAGACGCACTTTTTTTTCTACCGAAAAGTTATGAGAACAGGACAAAAATTACTCAAATAAAGGATCTTGAGCCTGGAGGTGCTTTCCAAATTGAAGGAGAGATATTAGAAAGCAAAGTCTTCTATCCTGGCAGAAGATCCTTTTATGCAAAAATTACCGATGGAACAGGTTTTATCCAATTAAGGCTTTTCTTTTTTTCAAATCCTCAAGTTCAATCTTTTAAAAATGGACTTAAGATAAGAATGTATGGTGTTGTTAGGAATACTGGTAGTAAGTTAGAAATTTTCCATCCAAGCTATAAATTGTTCAGCACTGACAGAAGGCCTCCTTTAGACAATACACTTACTCCAATATATTCAGTTGGATCAAGCAAAATAACTCAATACAGGTTGAGAAATATTATTAAAAACTGTCTAGGAAAAATAAAAAATAAAAGTTCATTAGAAAGTAAGATTGATGAAGCTTTTATAGAAAAAAAAGTTTCAAACTTATCTATTAAAGAGGCTTTGAATATAATCCATGGTCCTTCTATTGAAGACGATATATTGAAAATAAAAAGCTTTAATCACCCTGCACAGAAAAGATTGATTGTAGAGGAACTTTTAACGAATTTAATAGGAGTAAAAATTTCAACTAAAAAAATAGACGCAATGAAAAGTCCTAGAATTTCATCCTCAAAAACTTTAATAGAAGAATTCCAAAAAAACCTCCCATTTAAACTCACAAGATCTCAGCTTTCAGTTATTCAGGAAATCACAGAAAGTCTGGATGGATCAAAACCTATGCGAAGATTGGTGCAAGGTGATGTTGGTTCTGGAAAAACAGTTGTGGCTGCCGCTGCAATGTTATGTGCTGCGCAAAATAACTTTCAATCCGTTTTGCTATGTCCAACAGAAGTATTAGCAGAGCAACATTTTAAAAATTTCTCTTCGTGGATGAAAAATGAAAACATAGAAATTAACTTGTTGACTGGTAAAACCAAAAAAAATGAATGGGAAAAAATTAATAAAAACTTAATTTCGGGTGACACAAAAATTCTAATTGGAACTCATGCAATTTTTCAAAAAAGAGTGGAAATGAAAAATCTTGCTTTAGTTGTTGTTGATGAGCAACAAAGATTTGGAGTAAAACAAAGATATGAGATTCTTAGAAAAACTTCTGAAGAATTATTACCACATCAATTATTTATGACAGCCACTCCAATTCCGAGAACTTTAGCCATGACAATGTTTGCTGATCTAAGTGTTTCCAAAATAACAGAATTGCCTCCAGGTAGAAATCCAATTACAACCTCAGTTATGTCTAATGAAAAGAGATCAGAGTTAATCCAAAGATTAGAGATTATTTGTGCTGAGGGAAATCAAGCCTTTTGGCTATGCACAATGATAGAAGAATCTGAAAATCTAGATGTTCAGGCAGCAGAATCAACTAAAACATGGTTAGAGAAAAATAGTTCAAAGTTAAAAATAGGACTAGTGCATAGTAAGTTAGCAAAGGCTCAAAAGGATAAGGTTATAAACGACTTTAGAGAAGGAAAAATTAATGTATTGGTTTGTACTACTGTGATAGAAGTAGGAATGGATGTTCCGAACGCTAGTTTGATGATCATTGAAAATGCTGAGAGACTGGGCCTTTCTCAATTACATCAACTTCGAGGAAGAGTTGGAAGAGGTCCTGACATGAATGCACACTGCGTGCTGTTATATGAAGGAAATCTTGGTGAAACAGCTGAAGCAAGAATGACAGCAATGAAAGAGACCAATGATGGATTCAAAATTTCTGAAATTGATTTAGAGATTAGAGGTTCAGGAGAAATCTTAGGTACAAAGCAGTCCGGAGGGATGGAATTAAAAATAGCTGACCTTATGAGAGATGCAAAATTATTAAGTAAGTCTGAAGAGATTGCTAATAATCTTTCAAGTGAAACAGAAATAGTTGAGTTACTTATGCAAAGGTGGATTGGTAATAAGGAAAATTTAATTGCTGCTCAATAA
- a CDS encoding sodium-translocating pyrophosphatase, whose product MEFNLILPPVLGFLGLLVAFLLFLLVMRFDGGSDEVKKIGDQIHLGAMVFMRREYSYLALFVAVLIVLSYIFLGLNTAIAVTAGALSSSLAGWLGMFAATKANVRTATAASNEGAQSALSVAFYGGSIMGLCVASLGLVGLGGLYFYFGGDPETARAIEGFGMGASCVALFSRVGGGIYTKSADVGADLVGKVEAGIPEDDPRNPGVIADNVGDNVGDVAGMGSDIFESYCGSMIASIAIAATLDDSGLMALPLALASLGLLASILGIVIVRVFSKADPGTALRTGTMGSAVLFVIAAYFLIDLILGENVIFTWLAVLSGAVGGVLIGLITEYYTGSSPVEKIAKSGETGPATVMITGLSVGMQSVVLPILILAAIILTSTSLIGLYGVGIAAVGMLATVGITMAIDAYGPVADNAGGIAEMSGMGSETREITDSLDELGNSTAAIGKGFAIGAAALAALAIIAAFVETVSHNNSEFELVLSDPQVLVGMFIGISIPFLISSITMTAVGDAAFDMINEIRRQFREIPGLLEGNAEPDTARCVDIATSAALKRMLLPGVIAVSAPVVVGFGLSPESLGGMLGGGLIGCVSMALMMANAGGAWDNAKKYIEKGNLGGKGTDTHSAAVVGDTVGDPFKDTSGPSMNILINVMAIVSLVISPLL is encoded by the coding sequence ATGGAATTTAATCTTATCTTGCCGCCAGTTTTAGGCTTTCTTGGTCTCTTAGTTGCATTTCTTTTATTTTTGCTAGTTATGAGATTTGATGGCGGTTCAGATGAGGTAAAAAAAATAGGAGACCAAATTCATTTAGGAGCAATGGTCTTTATGAGAAGAGAATACTCTTATCTGGCTTTATTTGTAGCAGTTTTAATAGTTTTATCTTATATTTTTCTTGGATTGAACACTGCAATTGCTGTTACGGCAGGAGCTTTATCATCATCTTTAGCTGGATGGCTCGGAATGTTTGCAGCTACTAAAGCAAATGTAAGAACGGCTACAGCTGCAAGCAATGAGGGAGCACAATCAGCTTTATCTGTAGCTTTTTACGGTGGATCAATTATGGGTCTTTGTGTTGCTTCCTTAGGACTAGTTGGTTTAGGGGGTTTGTATTTTTATTTTGGCGGAGATCCAGAGACCGCAAGAGCAATAGAGGGCTTTGGAATGGGAGCATCATGCGTAGCATTATTCTCTAGAGTAGGGGGAGGAATATATACCAAAAGTGCTGATGTAGGAGCAGATTTAGTCGGTAAGGTTGAAGCTGGAATTCCAGAAGATGACCCCAGAAATCCAGGAGTTATTGCTGACAACGTTGGAGATAACGTTGGAGATGTTGCTGGTATGGGATCGGATATTTTCGAATCGTATTGTGGTTCAATGATTGCTTCAATAGCAATTGCAGCTACGTTAGACGATAGTGGATTAATGGCTCTACCTCTAGCCCTTGCTTCTCTCGGTTTACTTGCATCAATTTTAGGAATAGTGATAGTTAGAGTTTTTTCAAAAGCCGACCCTGGAACTGCTTTGAGAACTGGAACTATGGGTTCTGCTGTATTGTTTGTTATTGCAGCTTATTTTTTAATTGACCTAATTCTCGGAGAAAATGTTATCTTCACTTGGCTTGCAGTTTTATCGGGAGCTGTTGGAGGAGTTTTAATTGGTTTGATCACTGAGTATTACACTGGGTCAAGTCCAGTAGAAAAAATTGCTAAATCTGGAGAAACTGGACCAGCGACAGTTATGATCACTGGATTATCTGTTGGAATGCAATCGGTAGTTTTACCAATTTTAATCTTGGCTGCAATAATCTTAACTTCAACTAGTTTGATTGGACTTTATGGTGTTGGAATTGCAGCAGTAGGCATGCTGGCGACTGTTGGCATCACCATGGCAATTGACGCTTATGGACCAGTTGCCGACAACGCTGGAGGAATAGCGGAAATGTCAGGAATGGGAAGTGAAACAAGAGAAATAACTGACTCTCTTGACGAACTAGGAAATTCTACAGCGGCTATTGGAAAGGGCTTTGCTATAGGAGCAGCTGCCTTGGCAGCTTTAGCAATCATTGCCGCTTTTGTTGAGACTGTTTCGCACAACAATTCTGAATTTGAATTGGTTTTGTCTGATCCTCAAGTTTTGGTTGGAATGTTTATTGGTATTTCTATACCGTTTTTAATTTCATCGATTACTATGACTGCGGTAGGAGATGCTGCATTTGATATGATCAATGAGATAAGAAGGCAATTCAGAGAAATCCCAGGACTTTTAGAGGGAAACGCAGAGCCTGACACAGCTAGATGTGTTGACATAGCTACTTCTGCTGCTTTAAAGAGAATGCTATTACCTGGTGTGATCGCAGTAAGCGCTCCTGTAGTTGTTGGTTTTGGACTGAGTCCAGAATCTCTTGGCGGAATGCTTGGTGGTGGATTAATTGGTTGCGTCTCAATGGCTTTGATGATGGCTAATGCTGGAGGAGCTTGGGACAATGCAAAAAAATATATCGAAAAAGGAAATTTAGGTGGTAAAGGAACAGACACTCATTCTGCTGCTGTAGTTGGAGATACAGTTGGAGATCCTTTTAAAGACACTTCGGGCCCATCAATGAATATTCTGATAAATGTAATGGCGATTGTGAGTTTGGTCATATCGCCACTTCTTTAA
- a CDS encoding dicarboxylate/amino acid:cation symporter: MSYTGRILLSMFLGISFGSLINIFFFDYFFAILLTEIFSALGEIFISSLKLMVVPLVFFSLIVGVAQIENSSKLGSISIKAVCLYLATTSIAIASALSFASLFDIGSGIGLSTDIEFSAPPAPSLKEVFVSIFPSNPIRSMAEGEMLQIIVFSLLIGFGVKALSNNNEKIISFFQSGNNLMLKIVEIIIWFAPYGIFCLLSDIFSKIGFSIITDLASYFVLLVFILLFHGLIIYSFFLYSFTRLSPFVFFKNLKEVIFFAFSTSSSSATMPLTLKTAKDKLGVDQSVASFTIPLGATINMDGTAIMQGVATVFIAQAYGVDLAMSDFLLVILTATLASIGTAGVPGVGLIMLAMVLQQVGLPVEGIALIIGVDRLLDMLRTSVNVCGDSMIACIISSSENSLKQEIYYDRS; this comes from the coding sequence ATGTCATATACCGGAAGGATTCTTCTCTCGATGTTTTTGGGAATAAGTTTTGGTTCATTAATCAATATATTTTTTTTTGATTATTTTTTTGCAATTTTATTAACGGAAATCTTTAGTGCTTTGGGAGAAATTTTTATTTCTTCACTAAAGCTGATGGTAGTCCCATTGGTGTTTTTTTCTTTAATTGTGGGAGTTGCTCAAATTGAGAACTCTTCAAAACTTGGATCCATAAGTATTAAAGCGGTTTGTTTATATCTTGCGACTACTTCAATTGCCATCGCATCGGCACTATCTTTTGCAAGCTTATTCGATATCGGAAGCGGAATTGGATTATCGACGGATATTGAATTTTCCGCGCCACCAGCCCCTTCCCTAAAGGAAGTATTTGTAAGTATTTTTCCTTCTAATCCGATAAGGTCGATGGCCGAAGGAGAAATGCTTCAAATAATTGTTTTCTCTTTGTTAATTGGATTTGGTGTTAAGGCTCTATCAAACAACAATGAAAAGATAATAAGTTTTTTCCAATCAGGTAATAATTTAATGTTGAAAATTGTAGAAATAATTATTTGGTTTGCTCCTTACGGTATATTTTGTTTGCTTTCAGATATTTTTTCCAAAATTGGATTTTCAATTATTACTGATCTTGCATCTTATTTTGTTTTGTTAGTTTTTATTCTACTTTTTCATGGACTTATTATTTATAGTTTTTTCCTTTATTCTTTTACGAGGTTGAGTCCCTTTGTCTTTTTTAAAAATTTAAAAGAAGTAATTTTCTTTGCATTCAGTACATCTTCAAGCAGCGCTACAATGCCTTTAACTTTAAAAACGGCAAAAGATAAACTCGGTGTCGATCAATCGGTTGCTTCTTTCACGATTCCTCTTGGAGCAACTATAAATATGGATGGCACCGCTATTATGCAAGGAGTTGCGACAGTATTTATTGCACAAGCTTATGGAGTTGATTTGGCAATGAGTGACTTTTTATTGGTTATCCTTACAGCAACTCTAGCCTCAATTGGAACTGCGGGAGTACCTGGCGTAGGACTTATAATGTTGGCAATGGTTTTACAACAAGTCGGACTTCCAGTAGAAGGAATAGCATTAATTATTGGAGTGGATAGATTACTTGATATGTTAAGAACTTCAGTAAATGTTTGTGGAGATTCAATGATTGCCTGCATTATTTCTTCAAGTGAAAATAGCTTGAAGCAAGAAATTTATTATGATCGTAGTTGA
- a CDS encoding rubredoxin, protein MEEFKKWECIVCGWIYDEAQGLPEEGIPPGTKWEDVPHDWVCPDCGVGKEDFDMMPLEGSGKSY, encoded by the coding sequence ATGGAAGAATTCAAAAAATGGGAATGCATCGTTTGCGGCTGGATCTACGATGAGGCTCAAGGATTGCCAGAGGAGGGCATTCCGCCAGGAACTAAATGGGAAGACGTTCCACATGATTGGGTTTGTCCTGATTGCGGAGTAGGAAAAGAAGATTTTGATATGATGCCTTTAGAAGGTTCCGGGAAAAGTTATTAA
- the ubiA gene encoding 4-hydroxybenzoate octaprenyltransferase gives MNKRLKNYFYLMRLDKPIGTMLLLWPSLIALVLASEGNPSIYLFAVFCMGTLIMRSAGCVINDWFDRDIDSKVFRTHTRPLADGRVSSNEALMLFSLLLCLALILLFQLNFLSFFVACLIVVLVIFYPLAKRYLKIPQIILGITFSGGIPLAFAAASNSLPSTCFILMLANFFWILSYDTSYAISDKQDDLALGLGSSAIYFEGKEKITIFTFGLLGLITFGSLGLIYEYNFLFYGIFFVTMIGYFLLFIRTSFSSPSSSFNFFKKNNLIGFFMFVAFYISELIL, from the coding sequence GTGAACAAAAGATTGAAAAACTATTTTTATCTAATGCGTCTAGACAAGCCAATAGGAACTATGCTTCTGTTATGGCCATCTTTAATAGCATTGGTATTAGCGTCGGAAGGGAATCCAAGCATCTATCTTTTTGCAGTATTTTGTATGGGAACTTTAATCATGAGATCTGCGGGATGCGTTATCAACGACTGGTTCGATCGAGACATAGATTCAAAAGTGTTTAGAACTCATACAAGACCTTTAGCTGACGGAAGAGTTTCTTCTAATGAAGCCCTAATGCTTTTCTCTTTACTATTATGCTTGGCTTTGATTTTATTATTTCAGTTAAATTTTCTTTCTTTTTTTGTTGCATGCTTGATAGTTGTTTTGGTTATTTTTTATCCGCTTGCAAAAAGATATTTGAAGATTCCTCAAATAATTTTAGGAATTACTTTTTCAGGAGGAATTCCATTAGCCTTTGCTGCCGCGTCAAATTCCTTGCCATCTACTTGCTTTATTTTAATGCTGGCTAATTTTTTTTGGATTTTATCTTACGATACCTCCTATGCAATATCTGATAAACAAGACGACTTAGCTCTTGGCCTGGGAAGCTCTGCAATCTATTTTGAAGGGAAAGAAAAAATTACAATTTTTACCTTTGGTTTGCTTGGCTTAATTACTTTCGGCAGTCTAGGTTTAATTTACGAGTACAATTTTTTATTTTATGGTATTTTTTTTGTTACTATGATTGGTTACTTTTTATTATTTATTAGAACAAGTTTCTCCAGCCCAAGTTCTAGTTTTAATTTTTTTAAAAAAAATAATCTAATTGGTTTTTTCATGTTTGTGGCTTTTTATATTAGCGAATTAATTTTATGA